From the genome of Erythrobacter litoralis, one region includes:
- a CDS encoding NmrA family NAD(P)-binding protein, translating to MILVTGPNGNVGTELVRMLAAQETLPYKVAAHTPEKIDRLYGTHVPRVHFNFADRTTWPAALEGVTSVFLLYPLPHPRTVETWMLPFVEAMADAGVEHIVYVSVPTAGDTKVVPHYKVERAIEASGVSYTLLRAAFFSQNLCRDITTHAVDIAKYDQIYIPAGKGVTSFIDSRDVAELALKVMESPEEHRNQAYVVTGPEKLDFYQVADIFTEVLGRKITYANPWIPQFWLRVGPRVTWDTLLFMTIVYALTRYGKNAPMTDTLPRLLGRPARTMRDFVEDYRDRFTGEAATRSQKVATPGVMKKVS from the coding sequence ATGATCCTCGTTACCGGACCCAACGGAAATGTCGGCACCGAACTCGTGCGGATGCTCGCCGCGCAGGAGACGCTGCCCTACAAGGTCGCCGCGCACACGCCGGAGAAGATCGACCGGCTGTACGGCACGCACGTCCCGCGCGTGCATTTCAACTTTGCCGACCGCACGACCTGGCCGGCCGCACTGGAAGGCGTGACGAGCGTCTTCCTGCTCTACCCCCTTCCGCATCCGCGCACGGTCGAGACCTGGATGCTGCCCTTCGTCGAGGCGATGGCGGATGCCGGGGTCGAGCATATCGTCTATGTCTCGGTCCCGACCGCGGGCGACACCAAGGTCGTGCCGCATTACAAGGTCGAACGCGCGATCGAGGCGAGCGGGGTATCCTATACGCTCCTGCGCGCCGCGTTCTTTTCGCAGAACCTGTGCCGCGACATCACCACCCACGCGGTCGATATTGCAAAGTACGACCAGATCTACATTCCCGCTGGCAAGGGCGTCACGAGCTTCATCGATTCACGTGACGTCGCCGAACTTGCGCTCAAGGTGATGGAATCGCCGGAGGAACACCGGAACCAGGCCTATGTCGTGACCGGGCCGGAAAAGCTCGATTTCTATCAGGTGGCCGATATCTTCACCGAGGTTCTCGGCCGCAAGATCACCTATGCAAATCCGTGGATCCCGCAGTTCTGGCTCCGCGTCGGCCCGCGCGTCACCTGGGACACGCTGCTGTTCATGACGATCGTCTATGCGCTGACCCGCTATGGGAAGAACGCGCCGATGACGGACACCTTGCCCCGGCTGCTCGGCCGGCCCGCGCGGACGATGCGTGATTTCGTGGAGGATTACCGCGATCGTTTCACGGGGGAGGCCGCAACGCGATCGCAAAAGGTCGCGACGCCCGGGGTCATGAAGAAGGTTTCGTAA
- a CDS encoding nuclear transport factor 2 family protein produces the protein MTLAQESVRQALYRYARGADRLDPDLIRGAFWPDARVTLGTIYDGNTAGFVEVAIGFMSMFAATRHDIGNMLMADDGDSIGYEAYVRAWHWQADKGTELEVMGRYIGRAEQRGGEWRLAEHGELMDWGAERPVDDSWFKGNAELEKGERSRADGSYRWLTGLA, from the coding sequence ATGACACTCGCACAGGAAAGCGTGCGCCAGGCGCTGTATCGTTACGCTCGCGGTGCGGACCGGCTCGATCCGGATCTCATCAGGGGAGCGTTCTGGCCCGATGCGCGGGTTACGCTGGGGACGATCTACGATGGCAATACGGCAGGATTCGTCGAGGTGGCGATCGGCTTCATGAGCATGTTCGCGGCAACGCGTCATGACATCGGCAACATGCTGATGGCCGATGACGGCGATAGCATCGGCTACGAGGCCTATGTGCGCGCATGGCACTGGCAGGCGGACAAAGGCACCGAACTCGAAGTCATGGGCCGCTATATCGGCCGCGCCGAGCAGCGCGGCGGGGAATGGCGGCTGGCAGAGCACGGTGAATTGATGGACTGGGGTGCGGAGCGCCCGGTCGACGATTCCTGGTTCAAGGGCAATGCCGAGCTCGAAAAGGGCGAACGCAGCCGCGCCGACGGGTCGTATCGCTGGCTCACGGGGCTTGCCTGA
- a CDS encoding AMP-binding protein translates to MEHKTDSFVSERLPDASQWPRFLFDRPELEYPDRFNAAVDLLDGACAKGEGDRIAVVNDAGEWTYCELKQLSDRIARLLVEDGKLVPGNRVLLRGPNSYTLIACWFAVLKAGGVAVTTMPMLRAGELAPILAKARVSHALVDSRTLQDWRQAADAADGLRWTATFDGDAGTGALETLVAEGSGDFTPHIGPGDAPALIAFTSGTTGMPKGCVHDHRALLAPADTYARHILKPEPGLRWCGSPPVAFTFGLGALVLFPFRFLGTSVTLEAGSPPNLLAAIARHKVDMLFTAPTAYKAMLPHLAGADIASLRTCVSAGEHLPPAIFEAWEKATGHRLVNGIGATEMMHIFISAAGDDIRHGATGKVVPGYEACVLDENDNPLSEGEGRLAVRGPTGCRYLDDARQANYVVDGWNVTGDTYRVDAAGYFHYVSRSDDIIVSSGYNIAAPEVENALLTHEAVAECAVVGTPDPDRGMIVKAFVVCTCGEGDAGLAKALQDHVKATIAPYKYPRAVEFVPELPKTLTGKVQRYRLREKEVS, encoded by the coding sequence GTGGAGCACAAAACCGACTCTTTCGTCAGCGAACGACTGCCCGATGCGAGCCAGTGGCCGCGATTCCTGTTCGACCGGCCCGAACTCGAATATCCCGACCGCTTCAATGCCGCGGTCGATCTGCTCGACGGGGCCTGTGCCAAGGGCGAGGGTGACAGGATCGCGGTCGTCAACGACGCGGGCGAGTGGACCTATTGCGAGCTCAAGCAATTGTCGGACCGGATCGCCCGCCTGCTGGTCGAGGACGGCAAGCTCGTGCCCGGCAACCGTGTGCTGCTGCGCGGGCCGAACAGCTACACGCTGATTGCCTGCTGGTTCGCGGTGCTGAAGGCGGGCGGAGTCGCGGTGACGACCATGCCGATGCTGCGCGCGGGCGAACTCGCCCCGATCCTTGCGAAAGCGCGGGTGAGCCATGCGCTGGTCGACAGCCGGACCCTGCAGGACTGGCGACAGGCCGCCGATGCCGCGGACGGCCTGCGCTGGACCGCGACCTTCGACGGCGATGCCGGGACCGGCGCGCTCGAAACGCTGGTCGCGGAGGGAAGCGGCGATTTCACTCCCCATATCGGACCGGGCGATGCCCCGGCGCTCATCGCCTTCACATCGGGGACCACGGGCATGCCCAAGGGCTGCGTTCACGATCACCGTGCCCTGCTCGCACCCGCAGACACCTATGCCCGCCATATCCTCAAGCCCGAACCGGGCCTGAGATGGTGCGGCTCGCCGCCGGTCGCCTTCACCTTCGGGCTCGGCGCGCTGGTGCTGTTCCCGTTCCGGTTCCTCGGCACCTCGGTGACGCTGGAAGCCGGGAGCCCGCCCAACCTTCTCGCCGCCATCGCCCGGCACAAGGTCGACATGCTGTTCACCGCGCCGACCGCCTACAAGGCGATGCTGCCACATCTCGCAGGTGCCGACATCGCTTCGTTGCGGACCTGCGTTTCGGCGGGCGAGCACCTGCCGCCCGCGATCTTCGAAGCGTGGGAAAAAGCGACGGGCCACCGGCTCGTCAATGGGATCGGCGCGACCGAGATGATGCACATCTTCATCTCGGCGGCGGGCGACGACATCCGCCACGGCGCGACGGGCAAGGTGGTTCCGGGCTACGAGGCCTGCGTGCTCGACGAAAACGACAATCCGCTGAGCGAGGGCGAAGGCCGCCTCGCGGTGCGCGGCCCGACCGGGTGCCGTTATCTCGACGATGCGCGCCAGGCGAATTACGTCGTCGATGGCTGGAATGTCACCGGCGACACCTACCGCGTCGATGCGGCGGGCTATTTCCACTACGTCTCGCGCTCGGACGATATCATCGTGTCCTCCGGCTACAACATCGCCGCACCCGAGGTCGAGAACGCGCTCCTCACCCACGAAGCTGTCGCCGAATGCGCGGTCGTCGGCACGCCCGATCCCGACCGGGGAATGATCGTGAAGGCATTCGTGGTCTGCACCTGCGGCGAAGGCGATGCCGGCCTTGCGAAGGCGCTGCAGGACCACGTCAAGGCGACCATCGCGCCCTACAAGTATCCGCGCGCGGTCGAATTCGTGCCCGAACTGCCCAAGACGCTGACCGGCAAGGTCCAGCGCTATCGCCTCAGGGAAAAGGAAGTGTCATGA